A section of the Salminus brasiliensis chromosome 10, fSalBra1.hap2, whole genome shotgun sequence genome encodes:
- the fzd3b gene encoding frizzled-3b isoform X2 produces the protein MEIFWLDFLVPVHSPCYRDMGMLWVLLVSTLFASSSAILIDVGSHSAFTCEPIGLRMCQDLTYNSTFMPNLLNHYDQQTAALAMEPFHPMVNLQCSSDLRPFLCALYAPVCMEYGRVSLPCRSLCLHSKRDCQNLMDMFGVSWPEEMECSRFPDCDEPYPRAVDLVTSTNTTDQSPMSVQRDYGFWCPRELKVEPELGYTFLGVRDCSAPCPNMYFRREELAFARYFIGVISIVCLSATLFTFLTFLIDVTRFRYPERPIIFYAVCYMMVSLVFFLGFLLEDRVACNAASPAQFKASTVTQGSHNKACTLLFMVLYFFTMAGSVWWVILTITWFLAAVPKWGSEAIEKKALLFHASAWGIPGLLTVVLLAMNKIEGDNISGVCFVGLYDVHTLRWFVLAPLCLDVLVGVSLLLVGIVALNRVRMEIPLEKENQDKLVKFMIRIGVFSVLYLVPLLTVVGCYLYEQAYRSVWETTWVQERCREYHIPCPYQVEQTKRPDLVLFLMKYLMVLVVGIPSVFWVGSKKTCFEWASFFHGRRRKDAVNESRQVLQEPDFAQSLLRDPNTPIIRKSRGTSTQGTSTHASSTHLAMLDDVRSKAGSVHSKMSSYHGSLHRSRDGRYTPTSHRGIEERPPYGSMPRLNEQLSHHSSLHRLDSQSRHSSMRDLSNAPPANITHGSSMNRVMEEDGASA, from the exons ATGGAGATTTTTTGGCTGGATTTTTTGGTACCTGTACACAGTCCCTGCTACAGAGATATGGGGATGTTGTGGGTGCTGCTGGTTTCCACTCTGTTTGCGTCCAGTTCTGCTATTCTTATTGACGTTGGAAGCCACAGCGCATTCACCTGCGAACCCATTGGGCTGCGGATGTGTCAGGATCTCACCTACAATAGCACCTTCATGCCCAACCTGCTCAACCACTACGATCAACAGACGGCTGCTTTGGCCATGGAG CCCTTTCACCCCATGGTGAACCTGCAGTGTTCTTCAGACCTGAGGCCTTTCCTGTGTGCACTCTACGCCCCTGTGTGTATGGAGTATGGCAGAGTGTCTCTGCCTTGCCGCAGTCTGTGCCTACACTCCAAGAGAGACTGTCAGAATCTCATGGATATGTTTGGGGTGTCCTGGCCGGAGGAAATGGAGTGCAGCAG GTTCCCGGACTGTGACGAGCCTTACCCTCGTGCTGTAGACCTGGTGACAAGCACAAACACTACTGACCAGTCCCCTATGTCAGTGCAGCGAGATTATGGATTCTGGTGCCCGCGTGAGCTGAAGGTTGAGCCTGAGCTTGGCTACACCTTCCTGGGTGTGCGAGACTGCTCTGCTCCCTGCCCCAACATGTACTTTCGTCGCGAGGAGCTGGCCTTCGCCCGTTACTTCATAGGAGTCATTTCCATCGTCTGCCTATCAGCCACCCTCTTCACCTTTCTCACCTTCCTCATTGATGTCACACGATTCCGCTACCCTGAGCGGCCCATCATCTTCTACGCCGTGTGCTACATGATGGTGTCTCTGGTCTTTTTTCTTGGTTTTCTGCTGGAGGATCGTGTGGCGTGTAATGCAGCCAGTCCAGCTCAGTTTAAAGCCTCCACAGTGACCCAGGGCTCACATAATAAAGCCTGCACGCTGCTCTTCATGGTCCTCTACTTCTTCACCATGGCTGGCAGtgtgtggtgggtcattcttacAATCACCTGGTTCCTGGCTGCGGTGCCCAAGTGGGGAAGTGAGGCCATCGAGAAGAAGGCGCTGCTGTTTCATGCCAGTGCCTGGGGCATACCTGGTTTGCtgactgtggtgttgctagccATGAATAAGATCGAAGGTGATAATATCAGCGGTGTGTGTTTCGTGGGCCTTTATGACGTTCACACTCTTCGCTGGTTTGTTTTGGCCCCCCTGTGCTTGGACGTCCTGGTTGGAGTGTCTCTGCTCTTGGTCGGGATTGTGGCTCTAAACCGGGTCCGCATGGAGATCCCCTTGGAGAAGGAGAACCAGGACAAGCTGGTGAAGTTCATGATCCGTATTGGTGTGTTTTCTGTCCTTTACTTGGTGCCGCTGCTGACCGTGGTGGGATGTTACCTCTATGAACAAGCCTATCGCTCTGTGTGGGAGACCACCTGGGTGCAGGAACGCTGCAGAGAGTACCACATCCCCTGCCCTTACCAG gtgGAGCAGACCAAGAGGCCTGACCTGGTTCTTTTTCTGATGAAGTATCTCATGGTGCTGGTTGTGGGTATCCCGTCCGTGTTCTGGGTAGGCAGTAAGAAGACCTGCTTTGAGTGGGCCAGCTTTTTCCATGGCCGCAGACGCAAAGA TGCGGTGAACGAGAGTCGACAGGTTCTGCAAGAGCCCGATTTTGCTCAGTCTCTACTGCGCGATCCCAACACACCCATCATCCGCAAATCGCGTGGCACCTCCACACAGGGCACCTCCACTCATGCCTCGTCCACGCACCTTGCCATGCTGGATGACGTGCGCAGCAAGGCTGGCAGTGTCCACAGCAAGATGAGCAGTTACCATGGCAGCCTGCACCGCTCGCGGGATGGCAG GTACACTCCAACCAGTCACAGAGGCATAGAGGAACGCCCACCCTACGGGAGCATGCCTCGCCttaatgagcagctgtcccatcACAGCAGCCTCCACCGCCTCGACAGCCAATCGCGGCACAGCAGTATGCGGGACTTGAGCAACGCTCCGCCCGCTAACATAACCCACGGTTCCAGCATGAACCGCGTGATGGAGGAAGATGGAGCGAGTGCATAA
- the fzd3b gene encoding frizzled-3b isoform X1 — MEIFWLDFLVPVHSPCYRDMGMLWVLLVSTLFASSSAILIDVGSHSAFTCEPIGLRMCQDLTYNSTFMPNLLNHYDQQTAALAMEPFHPMVNLQCSSDLRPFLCALYAPVCMEYGRVSLPCRSLCLHSKRDCQNLMDMFGVSWPEEMECSRFPDCDEPYPRAVDLVTSTNTTDQSPMSVQRDYGFWCPRELKVEPELGYTFLGVRDCSAPCPNMYFRREELAFARYFIGVISIVCLSATLFTFLTFLIDVTRFRYPERPIIFYAVCYMMVSLVFFLGFLLEDRVACNAASPAQFKASTVTQGSHNKACTLLFMVLYFFTMAGSVWWVILTITWFLAAVPKWGSEAIEKKALLFHASAWGIPGLLTVVLLAMNKIEGDNISGVCFVGLYDVHTLRWFVLAPLCLDVLVGVSLLLVGIVALNRVRMEIPLEKENQDKLVKFMIRIGVFSVLYLVPLLTVVGCYLYEQAYRSVWETTWVQERCREYHIPCPYQVEQTKRPDLVLFLMKYLMVLVVGIPSVFWVGSKKTCFEWASFFHGRRRKDSAVNESRQVLQEPDFAQSLLRDPNTPIIRKSRGTSTQGTSTHASSTHLAMLDDVRSKAGSVHSKMSSYHGSLHRSRDGRYTPTSHRGIEERPPYGSMPRLNEQLSHHSSLHRLDSQSRHSSMRDLSNAPPANITHGSSMNRVMEEDGASA; from the exons ATGGAGATTTTTTGGCTGGATTTTTTGGTACCTGTACACAGTCCCTGCTACAGAGATATGGGGATGTTGTGGGTGCTGCTGGTTTCCACTCTGTTTGCGTCCAGTTCTGCTATTCTTATTGACGTTGGAAGCCACAGCGCATTCACCTGCGAACCCATTGGGCTGCGGATGTGTCAGGATCTCACCTACAATAGCACCTTCATGCCCAACCTGCTCAACCACTACGATCAACAGACGGCTGCTTTGGCCATGGAG CCCTTTCACCCCATGGTGAACCTGCAGTGTTCTTCAGACCTGAGGCCTTTCCTGTGTGCACTCTACGCCCCTGTGTGTATGGAGTATGGCAGAGTGTCTCTGCCTTGCCGCAGTCTGTGCCTACACTCCAAGAGAGACTGTCAGAATCTCATGGATATGTTTGGGGTGTCCTGGCCGGAGGAAATGGAGTGCAGCAG GTTCCCGGACTGTGACGAGCCTTACCCTCGTGCTGTAGACCTGGTGACAAGCACAAACACTACTGACCAGTCCCCTATGTCAGTGCAGCGAGATTATGGATTCTGGTGCCCGCGTGAGCTGAAGGTTGAGCCTGAGCTTGGCTACACCTTCCTGGGTGTGCGAGACTGCTCTGCTCCCTGCCCCAACATGTACTTTCGTCGCGAGGAGCTGGCCTTCGCCCGTTACTTCATAGGAGTCATTTCCATCGTCTGCCTATCAGCCACCCTCTTCACCTTTCTCACCTTCCTCATTGATGTCACACGATTCCGCTACCCTGAGCGGCCCATCATCTTCTACGCCGTGTGCTACATGATGGTGTCTCTGGTCTTTTTTCTTGGTTTTCTGCTGGAGGATCGTGTGGCGTGTAATGCAGCCAGTCCAGCTCAGTTTAAAGCCTCCACAGTGACCCAGGGCTCACATAATAAAGCCTGCACGCTGCTCTTCATGGTCCTCTACTTCTTCACCATGGCTGGCAGtgtgtggtgggtcattcttacAATCACCTGGTTCCTGGCTGCGGTGCCCAAGTGGGGAAGTGAGGCCATCGAGAAGAAGGCGCTGCTGTTTCATGCCAGTGCCTGGGGCATACCTGGTTTGCtgactgtggtgttgctagccATGAATAAGATCGAAGGTGATAATATCAGCGGTGTGTGTTTCGTGGGCCTTTATGACGTTCACACTCTTCGCTGGTTTGTTTTGGCCCCCCTGTGCTTGGACGTCCTGGTTGGAGTGTCTCTGCTCTTGGTCGGGATTGTGGCTCTAAACCGGGTCCGCATGGAGATCCCCTTGGAGAAGGAGAACCAGGACAAGCTGGTGAAGTTCATGATCCGTATTGGTGTGTTTTCTGTCCTTTACTTGGTGCCGCTGCTGACCGTGGTGGGATGTTACCTCTATGAACAAGCCTATCGCTCTGTGTGGGAGACCACCTGGGTGCAGGAACGCTGCAGAGAGTACCACATCCCCTGCCCTTACCAG gtgGAGCAGACCAAGAGGCCTGACCTGGTTCTTTTTCTGATGAAGTATCTCATGGTGCTGGTTGTGGGTATCCCGTCCGTGTTCTGGGTAGGCAGTAAGAAGACCTGCTTTGAGTGGGCCAGCTTTTTCCATGGCCGCAGACGCAAAGA CAGTGCGGTGAACGAGAGTCGACAGGTTCTGCAAGAGCCCGATTTTGCTCAGTCTCTACTGCGCGATCCCAACACACCCATCATCCGCAAATCGCGTGGCACCTCCACACAGGGCACCTCCACTCATGCCTCGTCCACGCACCTTGCCATGCTGGATGACGTGCGCAGCAAGGCTGGCAGTGTCCACAGCAAGATGAGCAGTTACCATGGCAGCCTGCACCGCTCGCGGGATGGCAG GTACACTCCAACCAGTCACAGAGGCATAGAGGAACGCCCACCCTACGGGAGCATGCCTCGCCttaatgagcagctgtcccatcACAGCAGCCTCCACCGCCTCGACAGCCAATCGCGGCACAGCAGTATGCGGGACTTGAGCAACGCTCCGCCCGCTAACATAACCCACGGTTCCAGCATGAACCGCGTGATGGAGGAAGATGGAGCGAGTGCATAA